One genomic region from Solwaraspora sp. WMMD792 encodes:
- a CDS encoding LacI family DNA-binding transcriptional regulator — MARERPTLEAVARRAGVSRATVSRVVNGSTTVAEPIQDAVRRAVQELGYVPNLAARSLVTQRTDSMGLILPETATRVFSDDQVFPGIIHGVSQELEAADKQLVLMMSGSVGSHDRVERYALGRHVDGVMFASIHGVDPMPGTLARSGLPVVCSGRPMGQVSAGVPYVDVENEAGAERAVRYLLESGRQRVATIAGPQDMIAGVDRLAGYRTVIRETGGRSLVAAGDFTRESGAVAMRQLLEDDPALDAVFVASDLMAHGAIRTLREAGRRVPDDVAIIGFDDIEMAGYMDPALTTVRQPIQEIGRTLARLLLRLADGEPVEPAVVLPTELVRRDSA; from the coding sequence ATGGCCAGGGAACGTCCGACGCTGGAGGCAGTCGCCCGCCGGGCCGGCGTGTCCCGGGCCACCGTGTCGCGCGTGGTGAACGGCTCCACCACCGTTGCCGAACCGATTCAGGACGCGGTCCGGCGGGCGGTCCAGGAGCTGGGGTACGTCCCCAACCTGGCCGCCCGCAGCCTGGTCACCCAGCGCACCGACTCGATGGGGCTGATCCTGCCGGAGACCGCCACCCGGGTCTTCTCCGACGACCAGGTCTTCCCCGGCATCATCCACGGCGTCAGCCAGGAGCTGGAGGCGGCCGACAAGCAGCTGGTGCTGATGATGTCCGGCTCGGTCGGCAGCCACGACCGGGTCGAGCGGTACGCCCTGGGCCGACACGTCGACGGAGTCATGTTCGCCTCGATCCACGGCGTCGACCCGATGCCCGGCACGCTGGCCCGCAGCGGCCTGCCGGTGGTGTGCAGCGGCCGACCAATGGGCCAGGTCAGCGCCGGAGTGCCGTACGTTGACGTGGAGAACGAGGCCGGTGCCGAGCGGGCGGTCCGCTACCTGCTCGAGTCCGGCCGGCAGCGGGTGGCGACAATCGCCGGCCCACAGGACATGATCGCCGGGGTGGACCGGCTGGCCGGCTACCGTACGGTGATCCGGGAGACCGGTGGGCGGTCGCTGGTCGCCGCCGGCGACTTCACCCGCGAGTCGGGCGCGGTCGCGATGCGTCAGCTGCTCGAGGACGACCCGGCGTTGGACGCGGTCTTCGTCGCCTCCGACCTGATGGCCCACGGTGCCATCCGTACGCTGCGGGAAGCCGGCCGCCGGGTGCCCGACGACGTCGCGATCATCGGCTTCGACGACATCGAGATGGCTGGCTACATGGATCCGGCGCTGACCACCGTCCGCCAGCCGATCCAGGAGATCGGCCGGACGCTGGCCCGGCTGCTGCTACGGCTGGCCGACGGCGAGCCCGTCGAGCCGGCGGTGGTGCTGCCCACCGAACTCGTCCGGCGCGACTCCGCCTGA
- a CDS encoding TetR/AcrR family transcriptional regulator gives MGRWQPGARERLEQAALDLFLEQGFTETTVPQITARAGLTTRTFFRHFADKREVLFGGEESMPEQVARLMVGAQRSLGPMDLIATGLGPAAAAIFEGRSLDYLLRRRAVIDAEPALRERELRKFSLLSEALEQGFRDRGIDDLTARLAAEIAVTTFRIAVTRWLDQHGDPDLPAVIDQTLAAMRHLVGTPSA, from the coding sequence ATGGGTCGATGGCAGCCGGGAGCGCGGGAACGGCTCGAGCAGGCCGCGCTCGACCTCTTCCTCGAGCAGGGCTTCACCGAGACCACCGTGCCGCAGATCACGGCACGGGCCGGGCTCACCACCCGTACGTTCTTCCGGCATTTCGCCGACAAGCGGGAGGTGCTGTTCGGTGGCGAGGAATCGATGCCCGAGCAGGTGGCCCGCCTGATGGTCGGGGCCCAGCGGTCACTCGGCCCGATGGACCTGATCGCCACGGGCCTGGGGCCTGCAGCGGCCGCGATCTTCGAGGGGCGCAGCCTCGACTATCTGCTCCGCCGACGGGCCGTGATCGATGCCGAGCCCGCCCTGCGCGAGCGCGAGCTGCGCAAGTTCTCGCTGCTGTCGGAGGCTCTGGAGCAGGGCTTCCGCGATCGCGGCATCGACGACCTGACCGCCCGGCTGGCCGCCGAGATCGCTGTGACCACGTTCCGGATAGCGGTGACCCGCTGGCTCGACCAGCACGGCGACCCCGACCTCCCCGCCGTCATCGACCAGACGCTGGCAGCGATGAGGCACCTGGTCGGTACGCCGTCGGCGTGA
- a CDS encoding saccharopine dehydrogenase NADP-binding domain-containing protein: protein MAGEIWVLGATGRVGREAVQRLRQAGTEVVVVGRDRERLIRMIPDTRAVAGSLDEICARLATESPAVVINTVGPFAVTAPQVARACPAGTHYVDVGNELSAFESLHTMHADAAAAGRTLVYGAGFGVLATESILLHLLAGEEKPSRVRVDALASVEVEPGALGEALAATIVHAVLDGGREVRHGRLVRTRAGGAAERLTTPDGDVVTTAAMGSGELFAAWQASGAPSVIGASALAPATPAARAAMSAVGGLLRLPGLAGFATRRLARVTTTTARERPRRSSWGRARVEWPSGRVREGWLRTGEGMTFTADAVTEVALRLAKGEGRPGAYTPARLFGPDVALAAGAEFVA, encoded by the coding sequence ATGGCGGGTGAGATCTGGGTGCTCGGCGCGACCGGCCGGGTCGGCCGAGAGGCGGTGCAGCGTCTGCGGCAGGCGGGCACCGAGGTGGTGGTGGTTGGCCGCGATCGGGAGCGGCTGATCCGGATGATTCCGGACACCCGGGCGGTGGCCGGCTCACTCGACGAGATCTGCGCTCGGCTCGCCACCGAGTCGCCGGCCGTCGTGATCAACACGGTGGGCCCGTTCGCGGTCACCGCGCCGCAGGTCGCGCGGGCCTGCCCGGCCGGCACCCACTACGTCGACGTCGGCAACGAACTGAGCGCGTTCGAGTCGCTGCACACCATGCACGCAGATGCTGCGGCGGCCGGTCGCACGCTGGTCTACGGGGCAGGATTCGGCGTGCTCGCGACCGAGAGCATCCTGCTGCACCTGCTGGCGGGCGAGGAAAAACCTTCCCGGGTACGCGTCGACGCGCTCGCGTCGGTCGAGGTCGAACCGGGCGCCCTCGGCGAAGCCCTGGCCGCCACCATCGTGCACGCGGTGCTCGACGGCGGCCGCGAGGTGCGACACGGCCGGTTGGTACGCACCCGGGCCGGCGGTGCCGCCGAGCGGTTGACCACCCCCGACGGCGACGTGGTCACCACCGCCGCCATGGGCAGCGGCGAACTCTTCGCGGCCTGGCAGGCCAGCGGCGCCCCGTCGGTGATCGGCGCCTCGGCTCTCGCCCCCGCCACCCCCGCCGCCAGGGCGGCGATGTCGGCGGTCGGTGGCCTGCTGCGGCTGCCTGGCCTGGCCGGCTTCGCCACCCGGCGGCTCGCCCGCGTCACCACGACCACGGCCAGGGAGCGCCCACGCCGGTCGTCCTGGGGCCGCGCCCGGGTCGAATGGCCGTCCGGCCGGGTACGCGAGGGCTGGCTGCGCACCGGCGAGGGCATGACGTTCACGGCCGACGCCGTCACCGAGGTGGCCCTCCGCCTGGCCAAGGGCGAGGGCCGTCCCGGCGCGTACACCCCGGCCAGGCTCTTCGGCCCCGACGTAGCACTGGCCGCCGGCGCCGAGTTCGTCGCCTGA
- a CDS encoding transposase family protein: MLSYPSTIPLSSRTLNHLTDLIRAHRNQHRSRWRRLDPGRQALLALAHLRNGDTYTRLAAGFAVGVATAWRYVQEAIALLAAVAEDLTTAMRRIRHLAYTILDGTLIPIDRVADQKPYYSGKHQRHGVNVQVIADAAGRLVWASRTLPGSAHDLTAARVHGITHALTSAQVMTFADKGYQGARGTVRTPFKRHRFRPKLSRRQKTINRAHAKIRAHGERAIATLKTWKILTKLRCSPHRATAIVQAILVLHHVEANPYTG; encoded by the coding sequence GTGCTGTCTTACCCCTCCACGATCCCGCTGTCCAGCCGCACCCTCAACCACCTCACCGACCTCATCCGAGCCCACCGCAACCAGCATCGATCCCGATGGCGGCGCCTCGACCCCGGCCGCCAGGCACTACTCGCCCTGGCCCACCTACGCAACGGCGACACCTACACCCGGCTCGCCGCCGGGTTCGCCGTCGGCGTCGCCACCGCCTGGCGGTACGTGCAGGAAGCGATCGCCCTGCTCGCCGCGGTCGCCGAGGACCTGACCACGGCGATGCGCCGCATCCGACACCTGGCGTACACGATCCTCGACGGCACCCTGATCCCGATCGACCGAGTGGCGGACCAGAAGCCGTACTACTCCGGCAAACACCAGCGCCACGGCGTGAACGTGCAGGTCATCGCCGACGCCGCCGGCCGGCTCGTCTGGGCCTCCCGGACACTGCCGGGCTCGGCGCACGACCTCACCGCCGCCCGCGTCCACGGCATCACCCACGCGCTGACCAGCGCCCAGGTGATGACTTTCGCCGACAAGGGCTACCAGGGCGCCCGAGGCACCGTCCGCACCCCGTTCAAGCGCCACCGCTTCCGACCGAAGCTGTCACGCCGACAGAAGACGATCAACCGGGCGCACGCGAAGATCCGAGCACACGGCGAACGGGCCATCGCCACGCTCAAGACCTGGAAGATCCTGACCAAGCTGCGCTGCAGCCCACACCGCGCCACCGCGATCGTGCAGGCCATCCTCGTCCTGCACCACGTCGAAGCCAACCCCTACACAGGATGA
- a CDS encoding helix-turn-helix transcriptional regulator — protein sequence MIDLQEAIRKERTARGLSQEQLGALVGVSGSSIGSYEAGRLIPVPAIAKALDGVFETGDRIQRLAAQARGQSIAPFLRSWAENEAQASILRYFELSVVPGLLQTEAYARQLLTDVGPVDDVETSLANRLARQEIITRADNPAHFVAVLDRSVLHRQVGSPDVMVEQLTALAAACDRPNVRVHVVPATAGAYAGLNGPFVLGTVHDRRVGYLDTHFGGEPIDDPQRVRRLEQVWEDVRSHALPIAESREMIEKAALTWS from the coding sequence ATGATCGACTTGCAGGAGGCCATCCGCAAGGAGCGGACCGCGCGAGGGCTGTCGCAGGAGCAGCTCGGCGCGCTGGTCGGGGTGAGTGGGTCGTCGATCGGCAGCTACGAGGCGGGGCGGCTCATCCCGGTGCCGGCGATCGCCAAGGCACTCGACGGCGTCTTTGAGACCGGCGACCGGATCCAGCGGCTGGCGGCCCAGGCGCGCGGGCAGTCAATCGCGCCGTTCCTGCGCTCGTGGGCCGAGAACGAGGCGCAGGCGAGCATCCTGCGCTACTTCGAACTCTCCGTCGTGCCGGGGCTGTTGCAGACCGAGGCGTACGCCCGACAGTTGCTCACCGACGTCGGCCCGGTTGACGACGTCGAGACATCGCTGGCCAACCGACTGGCCCGGCAGGAGATCATCACCCGGGCAGACAATCCGGCGCACTTCGTCGCGGTGCTGGACCGGTCCGTGCTGCACCGACAGGTCGGCTCGCCGGACGTGATGGTGGAGCAGTTGACCGCGCTCGCCGCCGCCTGTGACCGACCCAACGTTCGGGTGCACGTCGTGCCGGCCACCGCCGGCGCGTACGCCGGGCTCAACGGTCCGTTCGTGCTGGGCACGGTGCACGACCGGAGGGTGGGCTACCTGGACACCCACTTCGGCGGCGAGCCCATCGACGATCCGCAACGGGTGCGTCGGCTCGAACAGGTGTGGGAAGATGTCCGCAGCCACGCCCTGCCCATCGCGGAGTCCCGCGAGATGATCGAGAAAGCGGCGCTGACATGGAGCTGA
- a CDS encoding DUF397 domain-containing protein, translating into MELTGTPRFRKSTRSNGAGGACVEVADNLPGTVLVRDSKDQAGPVLTFAPAAWSTFVTHLPTHP; encoded by the coding sequence ATGGAGCTGACCGGCACCCCGCGTTTCCGCAAGTCGACCCGGTCCAACGGTGCCGGCGGCGCGTGTGTCGAGGTCGCCGACAACCTGCCCGGCACGGTGCTGGTACGTGACAGCAAGGACCAGGCCGGCCCGGTGCTCACCTTCGCCCCCGCCGCCTGGTCCACCTTCGTCACCCACCTCCCCACGCACCCCTGA
- a CDS encoding ISAs1 family transposase produces the protein MSVSHAAFDTVTDDRGEVDTRQVTALATLFGQVTDPRKARGVRHRLAAVLTVLTMALLCGARNFRQAADRVAELPQPLLAAAGARRHPVLGVRVAPGRDTLRRVVEAVDAAMVDRLVSAWLATRLAPPADQCGLAVDGKTVRHSGGPDGVDVQLFAAMRHDTAVVVAQVLVPAGTTEVTQIRALLDHVEVAGTVITADAAHPSGDTATYLRNREADYVFTVKGNRPALLAAITDRLPAATAATSDHTDTERRSGCRATRTIWTAPATGVDFPTVFRLRRDVYAPDGQRISKQIVHGITSLTSAGAEIARHVRTHWWIENKVHWVRDVLFGEDTHHAWLGGVAHAMAALRNLTIALIRLAGHSRIKQVMERHHADKMLIPALLNASQP, from the coding sequence GTGTCAGTCTCCCACGCCGCGTTCGACACCGTCACCGATGATCGCGGGGAGGTGGACACCCGGCAGGTCACCGCGCTGGCGACACTGTTCGGGCAGGTCACCGATCCACGGAAGGCGCGGGGCGTCCGGCACCGGCTCGCGGCGGTGTTGACCGTGCTGACGATGGCGTTGCTGTGCGGAGCCCGTAACTTCCGGCAGGCCGCCGACCGGGTGGCCGAGTTGCCGCAGCCGCTGCTGGCCGCCGCTGGCGCCCGCCGGCATCCGGTGCTCGGGGTCCGCGTCGCGCCGGGCCGCGACACGCTGCGCCGGGTGGTCGAAGCGGTCGACGCGGCCATGGTGGACCGCCTCGTCAGCGCCTGGCTGGCCACCCGACTCGCCCCACCGGCCGACCAGTGCGGGCTGGCGGTGGATGGTAAGACCGTCCGCCACTCGGGCGGACCGGACGGGGTCGACGTGCAGTTGTTCGCCGCGATGCGCCACGACACCGCGGTGGTCGTCGCCCAGGTACTGGTCCCGGCCGGCACCACCGAGGTCACCCAGATCCGGGCGTTGCTCGATCACGTCGAGGTCGCCGGCACGGTGATCACCGCCGACGCCGCGCACCCCAGCGGCGACACCGCCACCTACCTGCGGAACCGAGAGGCGGACTACGTGTTCACCGTGAAGGGCAACAGGCCCGCGCTGCTGGCCGCGATCACCGACCGGCTACCCGCCGCCACGGCCGCGACCAGCGACCACACCGACACCGAACGCCGCAGCGGCTGTCGGGCCACCCGCACCATCTGGACGGCACCCGCCACCGGCGTCGACTTCCCCACGGTGTTCCGGCTCCGCCGTGACGTGTACGCCCCGGACGGGCAACGGATCAGCAAACAGATCGTCCACGGCATCACCAGCCTGACCAGCGCGGGGGCCGAGATCGCCCGACACGTGCGCACCCACTGGTGGATCGAGAACAAGGTCCACTGGGTCCGTGACGTCCTGTTCGGCGAGGACACCCACCACGCCTGGCTCGGCGGCGTCGCCCACGCCATGGCCGCCCTGCGCAACCTCACCATCGCCCTCATCCGGCTCGCTGGACACTCCAGGATCAAGCAGGTGATGGAACGTCACCACGCCGACAAAATGCTCATCCCGGCCCTGCTCAACGCATCGCAACCATGA
- a CDS encoding PIN domain-containing protein gives MAFPALLDTCVLYPVYLCDTLLRLAEAEAYRPLWSTDIHTELHRNLVAAGIDVGRVDRRIGHMVRTFPDAMVTGYETLIDGMSNDPKDRHILAAAVRANAEVIVTFNLRDFPESALKPYDILAVHPDDFLLDQLDLYPGLTIEILEQQAASYRREPTTVAALLPLLERAGLPQFTAEIRRHLR, from the coding sequence GTGGCCTTTCCCGCCCTACTCGACACCTGTGTGCTCTACCCGGTCTACCTCTGCGACACCCTTCTCCGACTCGCCGAGGCCGAGGCGTATCGCCCACTGTGGTCGACTGACATCCACACAGAACTGCACCGCAATCTGGTCGCGGCAGGCATCGACGTCGGCCGGGTTGACCGACGTATCGGTCACATGGTTCGCACGTTCCCGGACGCAATGGTTACCGGGTACGAGACACTCATTGATGGTATGTCGAATGATCCGAAGGACCGTCACATCCTCGCCGCCGCCGTGCGCGCCAACGCCGAGGTCATCGTCACCTTCAACCTTCGAGACTTCCCCGAATCTGCGTTGAAGCCGTACGACATCCTCGCGGTCCACCCCGACGACTTCCTTCTCGATCAACTCGATCTCTACCCCGGCCTGACTATCGAGATCCTCGAACAACAGGCCGCCTCGTATCGACGCGAGCCGACGACCGTCGCCGCACTCCTGCCACTGCTCGAACGCGCCGGCCTACCGCAGTTCACGGCGGAAATCCGCAGGCACCTCCGCTAA
- a CDS encoding helix-turn-helix domain-containing protein, with protein MVNALRERTVLPPEDGSDLARFARGMADATPPIQARLIGPDGTYLNIPDELYGVLRDVVTALSQGMAVSIAPHNTMLTTQEAADLLNISRPTLVRLLTDGEISYTMRGRHRRVMLRDILDYRERTRRERRQTLDQMATEAEEDGLYDLAATPKRTR; from the coding sequence ATGGTCAACGCGCTTCGCGAGCGGACAGTCCTCCCGCCAGAGGACGGCTCCGATCTCGCCAGGTTCGCCCGTGGTATGGCCGACGCGACTCCGCCCATTCAGGCAAGACTCATCGGGCCGGACGGCACCTACCTAAACATCCCGGATGAGCTGTATGGGGTACTACGGGACGTGGTGACCGCCCTGTCACAGGGGATGGCAGTCTCGATCGCGCCACACAACACCATGCTCACCACGCAGGAAGCTGCCGACCTGCTCAACATCTCGCGCCCCACTCTCGTACGGCTGTTGACCGACGGCGAGATCTCCTACACCATGCGCGGACGACACCGCCGGGTCATGCTTCGCGACATCCTCGACTATCGCGAACGCACCCGCCGCGAACGCCGCCAAACTCTCGACCAGATGGCCACCGAAGCTGAGGAAGACGGTCTCTACGATCTGGCCGCGACGCCCAAGCGGACCAGGTGA
- a CDS encoding transposase family protein, whose product MLSYPATISLSSRTLNHLAERIRSHRKQRRSRWRRLEPGRQALLALAHLRNGDTYTRLAAGFEIGVATAWRYVQEAIALLATAADDLATAMVRIRRLAYAILDGTLIPIDRVADQRPYYSGKHKHHGVNVQVIADAAGRLVWASPALPGSVHDLTAARTYGIIDALTRADVMTFADKGYQGARGSVRTPFKRRRFRPKLSRRQKAINRAHAKIRARGERAIATLKAWKILAKLRCCPRRATAIVQAILVLHHVETDRYAA is encoded by the coding sequence ATGCTGTCCTACCCCGCCACGATCTCGTTGTCCAGCCGCACCCTGAACCACCTGGCCGAACGCATCCGCAGCCACCGTAAGCAGCGCCGATCGCGGTGGCGGCGCCTCGAACCCGGCCGGCAGGCGCTGCTCGCCCTGGCCCATCTGCGCAACGGCGACACCTACACCCGACTCGCGGCCGGCTTCGAGATCGGCGTCGCCACCGCCTGGCGCTACGTCCAGGAAGCGATAGCCCTGCTCGCGACGGCCGCCGATGACCTGGCCACCGCCATGGTACGGATCCGCCGACTGGCGTACGCGATCCTGGACGGCACCCTGATTCCGATCGATCGGGTCGCCGACCAGCGACCCTACTACTCTGGAAAACACAAGCACCACGGCGTGAATGTGCAGGTCATCGCCGATGCCGCTGGCCGGCTCGTCTGGGCTTCACCGGCGCTGCCCGGTTCGGTTCATGACCTGACCGCAGCCAGGACCTACGGCATTATCGATGCGCTGACCAGGGCGGACGTGATGACCTTCGCCGATAAGGGCTACCAAGGAGCCCGCGGCAGCGTGCGCACTCCGTTCAAGCGACGCCGCTTCCGCCCGAAGCTGTCACGCCGGCAGAAGGCCATCAACCGCGCCCACGCGAAGATCCGCGCCCGCGGTGAACGCGCAATCGCCACCCTCAAGGCCTGGAAGATCCTGGCCAAGCTGCGCTGCTGTCCACGGCGAGCGACCGCGATCGTGCAGGCCATCCTCGTTCTGCACCACGTCGAGACCGACCGCTACGCAGCATGA
- a CDS encoding type II toxin-antitoxin system VapB family antitoxin — translation MIDLDEELLDRARRELGTSTKKETIHEALRLVAERGARLAAIQELMSIDRDWDGIVDDDKTPTSGRDAA, via the coding sequence GTGATCGACCTGGACGAGGAGTTGCTGGACCGCGCCCGTCGTGAACTCGGGACCAGCACCAAGAAGGAGACGATCCACGAGGCGCTGCGTCTGGTCGCCGAACGCGGGGCCCGACTGGCTGCGATCCAGGAGCTCATGTCCATCGACCGGGACTGGGACGGCATCGTCGATGACGACAAGACGCCCACCAGCGGCCGAGACGCGGCGTGA
- a CDS encoding PIN domain-containing protein encodes MNIARGLYLIDTSAWARMSAPAVNKRLVMILQEGAAATCLPLDLEDGRSARNFRDAMAIRARRAEIMTDLPINSAVATRARDIQVALTRRGYHRAASPVDLIAAAAAAEHGATVLHYDRDFDLITEAGGPRSEWIAPAGTLR; translated from the coding sequence GTGAACATCGCCCGAGGGCTGTACCTGATCGATACCTCGGCCTGGGCCCGGATGTCCGCACCGGCAGTGAACAAGCGGCTCGTCATGATCCTGCAGGAAGGGGCAGCAGCGACCTGTCTCCCGCTGGACCTCGAAGACGGTCGCAGCGCTCGCAACTTCCGGGACGCGATGGCAATCCGCGCCCGCCGGGCCGAAATCATGACTGATCTGCCGATCAACTCGGCAGTCGCCACTCGGGCCCGGGACATCCAGGTAGCGCTGACCAGACGCGGGTACCACCGGGCGGCCAGCCCGGTCGATCTGATCGCCGCCGCAGCAGCGGCTGAGCACGGCGCGACAGTCCTGCACTACGACCGTGACTTCGACCTGATCACCGAGGCCGGCGGACCGCGCAGTGAGTGGATCGCGCCCGCCGGGACACTTCGGTAG
- a CDS encoding exonuclease — MAQAEIYVSTDVEADGPIPGPHSMLSFASAAYTAGKELVGTFSANLVTLPGATGAPQTMAWWETQPEAWAACRADQEEPAVAMARYTEWLAQLPGRPVFIGYPAAYDFMFVYWYLIRFTGSSPFSHSALDIKTYAMALMGTGYRTTSKRTMPREWFGEHEHEHVALDDAIEQGALFCAMLAANPATR; from the coding sequence ATGGCACAAGCGGAGATCTACGTCAGCACGGACGTCGAGGCGGACGGGCCGATCCCCGGCCCGCACTCGATGTTGAGCTTCGCCTCGGCGGCGTACACGGCCGGCAAGGAGCTAGTCGGCACGTTCAGCGCCAACCTGGTCACGCTGCCCGGCGCGACCGGTGCCCCGCAGACGATGGCGTGGTGGGAGACGCAGCCGGAGGCGTGGGCGGCGTGCCGGGCCGACCAGGAGGAGCCGGCGGTCGCGATGGCCCGCTACACCGAGTGGCTGGCCCAGCTGCCGGGGCGGCCGGTGTTCATCGGCTACCCGGCGGCGTACGACTTCATGTTCGTCTACTGGTACCTGATCCGCTTCACCGGATCGAGCCCGTTCTCCCACTCGGCACTGGACATCAAGACGTACGCCATGGCGCTGATGGGCACCGGCTACCGGACGACGTCGAAGCGGACCATGCCCCGCGAGTGGTTCGGCGAGCATGAGCATGAGCATGTCGCCCTGGACGACGCGATCGAGCAGGGCGCGCTGTTCTGCGCCATGCTCGCCGCCAACCCCGCGACCCGCTGA
- a CDS encoding family 43 glycosylhydrolase yields MRRSRSTVNWLAATTAALVTAATTAVVAAAPAAVAAATPAASAAVAAAPASAALAGSSAVIAAAVPPTVQFTNPIVEQRADPHVHRHTDGYYYFVATVPEYDRIVMRRATTLQGLATAAERVIWRKHSTGEMGAHIWAPELHFIDGRWYIHFAAGRAEDIWAIRPYVLESSAANPLDGPWIERGQIQPPRPGFSLDATTFVHNGVRYLAWAEYAGNNSNIYLARMVNPWTYTGTPVMISTPTYAWETRGYRVNEGPAVIIRNGRVFMTYSASATDANYAVGLLTASAGSNLLNASSWTKSPNPVLASNSRTGQWGPGHNSFTVAEDGSDVIVYHSRNYERYLGNGYDPLNDPNRRTRVQKIYWNADGTPNFGVPVPDGATPIRLSAHDQPGRYLRHWEYRVRLEANVANLADSQFRVVPGLANSAGISLESTNFPGYYLRHRNHQIWVEANDGSNLFRQDATFMARAGLADVGKLSLESVNYPGQYVRHRDGLLYLEAVPDAAGRASATFALS; encoded by the coding sequence ATGAGGCGATCGCGATCCACGGTCAACTGGCTGGCGGCGACAACCGCCGCCCTGGTGACTGCGGCCACCACCGCCGTGGTCGCCGCCGCCCCGGCTGCTGTCGCGGCGGCAACTCCGGCGGCCTCGGCTGCTGTCGCGGCTGCCCCGGCCTCGGCTGCTCTCGCGGGCAGCTCGGCCGTAATCGCGGCGGCGGTCCCGCCTACCGTCCAGTTCACCAACCCGATCGTCGAACAGCGGGCCGACCCGCACGTCCACCGGCACACCGACGGCTACTACTACTTCGTCGCCACCGTCCCCGAGTACGACCGCATCGTCATGCGCCGGGCCACCACCCTGCAGGGCCTGGCCACCGCAGCCGAGCGGGTGATCTGGCGCAAGCACTCGACCGGCGAGATGGGCGCGCACATCTGGGCACCGGAGCTGCACTTCATCGACGGCAGGTGGTACATCCACTTCGCCGCCGGCCGAGCCGAGGATATCTGGGCCATCCGCCCGTACGTGTTGGAATCCTCCGCCGCCAACCCGCTCGACGGACCGTGGATCGAACGCGGCCAGATCCAGCCCCCGCGCCCCGGCTTCTCGCTGGACGCCACCACTTTCGTCCACAACGGAGTCCGCTACCTGGCCTGGGCCGAGTACGCCGGCAACAACTCCAACATCTACCTGGCCCGGATGGTCAACCCGTGGACCTACACCGGCACCCCGGTCATGATCAGCACCCCGACGTACGCCTGGGAGACCCGCGGCTACCGGGTCAACGAAGGCCCGGCGGTGATCATCCGCAACGGACGGGTCTTCATGACCTACTCGGCCAGCGCCACCGACGCCAACTACGCCGTCGGACTGCTCACCGCGTCGGCCGGCAGCAACCTGCTGAACGCGTCATCGTGGACCAAGAGCCCCAACCCGGTGCTGGCCAGCAACAGCCGGACCGGCCAGTGGGGGCCCGGCCACAACTCGTTCACCGTCGCCGAGGACGGCAGCGACGTCATCGTCTACCACTCCCGCAACTACGAGCGCTACCTCGGCAACGGCTACGACCCGTTGAACGACCCGAACCGCCGTACCCGGGTGCAGAAGATCTACTGGAACGCCGACGGCACACCGAACTTCGGCGTGCCGGTGCCGGACGGCGCCACCCCGATCCGGCTCAGCGCCCATGACCAGCCGGGCCGCTACCTGCGGCACTGGGAGTACCGGGTCCGTCTTGAGGCGAATGTCGCCAACCTGGCCGACTCGCAGTTCCGGGTCGTCCCCGGGCTGGCCAACTCGGCCGGCATCTCGCTGGAGTCGACCAACTTTCCCGGCTACTACCTGCGGCACCGCAACCACCAGATCTGGGTGGAGGCCAACGACGGGTCGAACCTGTTCCGGCAGGACGCCACGTTCATGGCCCGCGCCGGGCTGGCCGACGTGGGCAAACTGTCGCTGGAGTCGGTCAACTACCCCGGCCAGTACGTCCGCCACCGTGACGGACTGCTCTACCTGGAAGCCGTACCGGACGCCGCCGGCCGCGCCTCGGCCACCTTCGCCCTCAGCTGA